One part of the Neisseria zalophi genome encodes these proteins:
- the rbfA gene encoding 30S ribosome-binding factor RbfA — MRKPQRGYARQDRVKEQIMRELAELVRTGLKDPRAGFITINEVDVTRDYSHATVYYTVLDDNTREITEEALENAKGYLRTELSKRIKLFKTPELHFKYDESLERGMSISHLIDQVASEKPIED, encoded by the coding sequence ATGAGAAAACCACAGCGCGGCTATGCCCGCCAAGACCGCGTAAAAGAACAAATCATGCGTGAATTGGCCGAACTTGTGCGTACCGGCCTGAAAGATCCGCGTGCAGGCTTTATCACCATCAACGAAGTGGATGTTACCCGTGATTACAGCCATGCCACCGTTTACTATACTGTTTTAGACGACAATACACGCGAGATTACCGAAGAAGCGCTTGAAAATGCCAAAGGCTATCTGCGCACCGAATTATCTAAACGCATCAAACTGTTTAAAACCCCCGAGTTACACTTTAAATACGACGAATCACTCGAACGCGGTATGAGCATTTCACATTTAATTGATCAGGTTGCTTCTGAAAAGCCCATAGAAGATTAA
- a CDS encoding VOC family protein, translating to MENPSILSHVSLGTNRFDEAVAFYDKVLATLGIGRILDVTEHFPAIAYGRAYPEFWIQQPFNGKPAEAANGVHIAFMAKNREEVHAFYEAALAAGGKGDGEPGPRPHYGDAYYGCFVRDLDGHKIEAMAWLEGEVVSG from the coding sequence ATGGAAAACCCCAGTATCCTTTCCCATGTTTCTCTAGGTACAAACCGCTTTGACGAAGCCGTTGCTTTTTATGATAAGGTTTTGGCTACGCTCGGTATTGGCCGTATTTTAGATGTAACCGAGCATTTTCCGGCTATTGCTTATGGTCGCGCTTATCCCGAATTCTGGATACAACAACCGTTTAACGGTAAACCGGCGGAGGCTGCCAACGGCGTACACATTGCTTTTATGGCTAAAAATCGCGAAGAAGTGCATGCATTTTATGAAGCGGCGTTGGCGGCAGGAGGGAAAGGTGACGGAGAACCCGGCCCGCGCCCGCATTATGGTGATGCTTATTACGGCTGTTTCGTACGCGACCTTGACGGTCACAAAATCGAAGCGATGGCATGGTTAGAGGGTGAAGTGGTTAGCGGGTAA
- a CDS encoding NemA protein: MKNILFAGLLVTTLSACSVGTPGMSVGVGLGTGIGRHIGLGTSINIPVGTNIGKAENNSIKTVEEPIVTYFDAQGKISNSAVKGGFHRQLLHRRGNEYVVQDFYSDNNRKRTDPYTVDRKHLLEFRAHPENGTLTVYAYNGNIMQQQTYQKGRLVNARY, encoded by the coding sequence ATGAAAAACATCCTATTTGCAGGCTTGTTGGTAACTACTTTAAGTGCCTGCTCAGTCGGCACACCCGGTATGTCGGTCGGTGTTGGGCTGGGAACCGGCATTGGTAGACATATCGGTTTAGGCACATCCATTAATATTCCAGTGGGTACCAATATCGGTAAAGCGGAAAATAACAGTATTAAAACCGTTGAAGAACCCATCGTGACTTATTTCGATGCTCAAGGTAAGATAAGCAACAGTGCTGTTAAAGGTGGATTCCATCGTCAACTATTGCACAGACGCGGTAATGAATATGTTGTGCAAGATTTTTACAGCGACAACAATAGAAAACGTACCGATCCCTATACAGTCGACCGCAAACATTTACTCGAATTCCGAGCCCACCCTGAAAACGGTACATTAACAGTTTACGCTTATAACGGTAATATTATGCAGCAACAAACCTACCAAAAAGGCCGATTGGTTAATGCAAGATATTAA